Proteins found in one Micromonospora sp. WMMD1082 genomic segment:
- a CDS encoding sortase, which translates to MSTATTSPVAPPPPADPPGVATPPPGSPPALRRSVNLALHVPGTALSILAVLALGMVLQLTVISQLQYQRNQQTAYADFRGELAQGTAPVGQYRIDYTEDPDGRETLVAPGSPVAVLHVPRIGLEAVVFEGTSGDVLRSGPGHRRDTVLPGQRGTSVIMGRQAAYGGPFRDLELLLPGDVIQVTTGQSESRHEYVVTGLRRPGDPLPAVPPPDRGRLTMVTALGTEFMPTDLMWVDADLTTDVQPTPARRFTAAALPSAEKALATDPDAWTPLMLWGQALLLVVLAVTYLRTRWGGWQAWIVGVPVLAATGFAACDQAIRLLPNLL; encoded by the coding sequence ATGTCGACGGCCACGACGAGCCCGGTGGCGCCGCCGCCTCCGGCAGACCCGCCAGGGGTGGCCACACCGCCACCCGGATCGCCGCCGGCACTGCGCCGGTCGGTGAACCTCGCGCTGCACGTGCCCGGCACCGCCCTGAGCATCCTCGCCGTGCTGGCACTGGGCATGGTGCTGCAACTGACCGTCATCAGCCAGTTGCAGTATCAGCGCAACCAGCAGACGGCGTACGCCGACTTCCGTGGTGAGCTGGCCCAGGGCACCGCACCGGTGGGCCAGTACCGGATCGACTACACCGAGGATCCCGACGGGCGGGAGACGCTGGTCGCGCCCGGCTCGCCGGTCGCGGTGCTGCACGTCCCCCGGATCGGTCTGGAGGCGGTGGTCTTCGAGGGCACCAGCGGTGACGTGCTGCGGTCCGGGCCCGGCCATCGCCGCGACACCGTCCTGCCCGGGCAGCGCGGCACCAGCGTGATCATGGGCCGGCAGGCGGCGTACGGCGGGCCCTTCCGCGACCTCGAACTGCTCCTGCCCGGCGACGTCATCCAGGTCACCACCGGGCAGAGCGAGAGCAGGCACGAGTACGTGGTGACCGGGCTGCGCCGCCCGGGCGATCCACTACCCGCCGTGCCCCCGCCGGACCGGGGCCGCCTCACCATGGTCACCGCCCTCGGCACGGAGTTCATGCCGACGGATCTCATGTGGGTGGACGCCGACCTCACGACCGACGTCCAACCCACGCCGGCACGCCGGTTCACCGCGGCCGCGCTGCCATCCGCCGAGAAGGCGCTGGCAACCGATCCGGACGCGTGGACGCCGCTGATGCTCTGGGGGCAGGCCCTCCTGCTCGTCGTGCTGGCCGTCACCTACCTGCGGACGCGCTGGGGCGGCTGGCAGGCGTGGATCGTCGGCGTACCGGTGCTCGCCGCGACGGGCTTCGCCGCCTGTGACCAGGCCATCCGACTGTTGCCCAACCTGCTCTAG
- a CDS encoding M14 family zinc carboxypeptidase, with amino-acid sequence MAFPTIPLRRALALIVAAGLGLLTISAPPVSADPAPHRDEQPAAVPYRVLGPKTLADRTAVARTGAAIDYSEHGVLHVSATRAEAAAITKLGFRLEAIAALPTDRGQAEGDVGILGFPPADSNYHDYPEMIAAVNKVVADHPTIARKISIGSSYEGRDLVAVKISDNVATDENEPEILFNAQQHAREHLTVEMALYLLDLFTDNYGSDSRITNLVNNREIWIVPSVNPDGSEYDIATGSYRSWRKNRQPNSGSSNVGTDLNRNWSYNWGCCGGSSSSTSSETYRGPSAFSAPETQALRNFVNSRVVGGVQQIKANIDFHTYSQLVLWPYGYTYNNTAPGMNADQYNTFATIGQQMAATNGFTPQQSSDLYITDGSSIDWMWATHGIWAYTFELYPGSASGGGFYPPDEVIPAQTSRNREAVLILTEYADCPYRAIGKQAEYCGGGGGGTTVWSDTFETSTGWTLNPNGTDTATSGQWERGAAQATNSSGAKQLTPYAGSNDLVTGRLAGSGAGDHDVDGGVTSARSPAITLPSSGTLTLSLAWYLAHGSNSSSADYFRVSVVHSGGTTALLTQAGAASNRNGSWAVSNLNLTPYAGQSIRILVEAADASTASLVEAAVDNVTITSS; translated from the coding sequence ATGGCCTTCCCTACCATCCCCCTCCGTCGTGCCCTGGCGCTCATCGTCGCCGCCGGGCTCGGCCTGCTGACCATCTCCGCGCCACCGGTCTCCGCCGACCCGGCACCCCACCGGGACGAACAACCGGCCGCCGTGCCCTACCGGGTACTCGGCCCGAAGACGCTCGCCGACCGCACCGCGGTGGCCCGTACGGGCGCCGCGATCGACTACTCCGAGCACGGGGTGCTGCACGTCTCGGCGACCCGCGCCGAGGCGGCCGCCATCACCAAGCTCGGGTTCCGGCTGGAGGCGATCGCCGCGCTGCCGACCGACCGGGGACAGGCCGAGGGCGACGTCGGGATCCTCGGCTTCCCGCCGGCGGACTCCAACTACCACGACTACCCGGAGATGATCGCGGCGGTCAACAAGGTGGTCGCCGACCACCCGACGATCGCACGGAAGATCAGCATCGGCAGCTCGTACGAGGGCCGTGACCTGGTCGCTGTGAAGATCTCCGACAACGTGGCCACGGACGAGAACGAGCCGGAGATCCTGTTCAACGCGCAGCAGCACGCCCGCGAGCACCTGACCGTCGAGATGGCGCTCTACCTGCTCGACCTCTTCACCGACAACTACGGATCGGACTCCCGGATCACCAACCTGGTCAACAACCGGGAGATCTGGATCGTGCCGTCCGTCAACCCGGACGGCAGCGAGTACGACATCGCCACCGGCTCCTACCGCTCGTGGCGCAAGAACCGCCAGCCCAACAGCGGATCGTCGAACGTCGGTACCGACCTGAACCGGAACTGGAGCTACAACTGGGGCTGCTGCGGTGGCTCCTCCAGCTCCACCTCCTCGGAGACCTACCGGGGCCCGTCGGCGTTCTCCGCTCCGGAGACGCAGGCGCTGCGCAACTTCGTCAACAGCCGGGTGGTCGGCGGCGTGCAGCAGATCAAGGCCAACATCGACTTCCACACCTACTCGCAGCTGGTGCTCTGGCCGTACGGCTACACCTACAACAACACCGCTCCCGGGATGAACGCCGACCAGTACAACACCTTCGCCACCATCGGCCAGCAGATGGCCGCGACCAACGGCTTCACCCCGCAGCAGTCCAGCGACCTGTACATCACCGACGGCAGCAGCATCGACTGGATGTGGGCGACGCACGGCATCTGGGCGTACACCTTCGAGCTGTATCCGGGCTCGGCCTCCGGCGGCGGCTTCTACCCGCCCGACGAGGTGATCCCCGCGCAGACCTCGCGCAACCGCGAGGCGGTGCTCATCCTCACCGAGTACGCCGACTGCCCGTACCGGGCGATCGGCAAGCAGGCGGAGTACTGCGGCGGCGGTGGCGGCGGGACCACAGTCTGGTCCGACACCTTCGAGACCTCGACCGGCTGGACGCTCAACCCCAACGGCACCGACACCGCCACCTCGGGCCAGTGGGAGCGGGGCGCCGCGCAGGCCACCAACTCCAGCGGGGCCAAGCAGCTCACCCCGTACGCGGGCAGCAACGACCTGGTGACCGGCCGGCTCGCCGGCAGCGGCGCGGGTGACCACGACGTCGACGGCGGCGTGACCAGCGCCCGGTCGCCGGCCATCACGTTGCCGTCGAGCGGCACGTTGACCCTGTCGCTGGCCTGGTACCTGGCGCACGGCTCGAACTCGTCCTCGGCGGACTACTTCCGGGTCAGCGTGGTGCACAGCGGCGGCACCACGGCGCTGCTCACCCAGGCCGGGGCGGCCAGCAACCGCAACGGTTCCTGGGCGGTGTCGAACCTCAACCTCACCCCGTACGCCGGCCAGTCGATCCGGATCCTGGTGGAGGCGGCCGACGCCTCGACCGCCAGCCTGGTGGAAGCGGCTGTGGACAACGTCACCATCACCTCCTCCTGA
- a CDS encoding ABC transporter substrate-binding protein, translating to MSSRTPRVFAAALAVAALSLGACADRATETPAASGSPTAAAFPVTVGSLTLEQRPEKIVSLSATATEMLFAIGAGPQVTAVDDQSNFPADAPKTDLSGYQPNAEAVAAKNPDLVVLSDDRNKIVDQLTTLKIPVYQTPAAQTLDDSYRQITELGTLTGNRAAAADVVQRMKDDIAKIAAEVPQRVQAPTYFHELGPELYTATSKTFIGSIYTLAGLENIADAADADGRSGGYPQLSQEVIVQANPDFVFLSDVNCCQQSAATVKARSGWSGIDAVRNDQIVELDDDIASRWGPRVVDLLRTIVEATAKASE from the coding sequence ATGTCCAGCCGTACCCCCCGGGTCTTCGCCGCCGCCCTCGCGGTGGCCGCGCTCTCCCTCGGCGCCTGCGCCGACCGGGCCACCGAGACACCCGCCGCCAGCGGCAGCCCGACCGCCGCCGCCTTTCCCGTCACCGTCGGGTCGCTGACCCTGGAACAGCGCCCGGAGAAGATCGTCTCGCTGTCGGCGACGGCCACCGAGATGCTCTTCGCGATCGGCGCCGGCCCGCAGGTCACCGCCGTCGACGACCAGTCCAACTTCCCGGCCGACGCACCGAAGACGGACCTCTCCGGCTATCAGCCGAACGCCGAGGCGGTCGCCGCGAAGAACCCCGACCTGGTGGTGCTCAGCGACGACCGCAACAAGATCGTCGATCAGCTCACCACGCTCAAGATCCCGGTCTACCAGACCCCGGCGGCGCAGACGCTGGACGACTCGTACCGGCAGATCACCGAGCTGGGCACGCTCACCGGCAACCGAGCTGCGGCGGCCGACGTGGTCCAGCGGATGAAGGACGACATCGCGAAGATCGCGGCCGAGGTGCCGCAGCGGGTGCAGGCACCCACCTACTTCCACGAGTTGGGCCCGGAGCTGTACACCGCGACCAGCAAGACCTTCATCGGCTCGATCTACACCCTCGCCGGGCTGGAGAACATCGCCGACGCGGCGGACGCCGACGGTCGCAGTGGCGGCTACCCGCAGCTGTCCCAGGAAGTGATCGTCCAGGCCAACCCGGACTTCGTCTTCCTCTCCGACGTGAACTGCTGTCAGCAGAGTGCCGCGACGGTCAAGGCGCGCAGCGGGTGGTCCGGCATCGACGCGGTGCGCAACGACCAGATCGTGGAACTCGACGACGACATCGCCTCCCGCTGGGGGCCGCGCGTGGTGGACCTGCTGCGGACCATCGTGGAGGCCACCGCCAAGGCGTCCGAGTGA
- a CDS encoding DUF4229 domain-containing protein, producing the protein MSAAVKYTLGRIGLFVVVVAALWPVDMDIFLKLILALLFSAAVSFFLLKGWRDEMAEEMAAAAERRRSEKERLRAALAGEDQADGATGDGATGDGVTADGATGDGAPGDQPRPPAGPDRGPTA; encoded by the coding sequence GTGAGTGCGGCGGTCAAGTACACGCTCGGCCGGATCGGCCTGTTCGTGGTCGTGGTGGCGGCCCTCTGGCCGGTCGACATGGACATCTTCCTGAAGTTGATCCTGGCGCTGCTCTTCTCCGCCGCTGTCTCGTTCTTCCTGCTCAAGGGGTGGCGTGACGAGATGGCCGAGGAGATGGCCGCCGCCGCCGAGCGCCGCCGTTCGGAGAAGGAGCGCCTGCGGGCCGCCCTGGCCGGCGAGGACCAGGCCGACGGCGCCACGGGCGACGGCGCCACGGGCGACGGCGTTACGGCCGACGGCGCCACGGGCGACGGGGCGCCCGGCGACCAGCCCCGCCCGCCCGCCGGGCCGGATCGTGGCCCGACCGCCTGA
- a CDS encoding DUF916 domain-containing protein: MIEKTRAGVRRLAAALAATVVATGVFAVPPPATATMAGAPDDPTWTVVPSSPTGPKGRKQFDYELAPTEEITDWFSVSNLGDRPITVDLYPTDAFTTADGGFALLPRSQEPSGVGSWIRLPKPSTTLAPGKRSDMPFRLAVPAGAAPGDHAGGIIAAVTEQQVGADGQQVTVERRIAARVYLRVAGPLEPAATVTAVGVDHDNPVVPLPGGKMEVTYRIANTGNVRLSGTVRVQVTGPLGVRLATGDMVDIPELLPDSELRLRQEFPHVVPAGPLTATVAANVRTSRDALPSLAGSGSTVSVPWALVGLLISLVGLLMYRWYLRRARRLAVLALDPVPRVLPTERVAR; the protein is encoded by the coding sequence ATGATCGAGAAGACCCGGGCCGGTGTCCGCCGTCTCGCCGCCGCGCTGGCCGCCACCGTCGTGGCGACCGGCGTGTTCGCCGTTCCGCCGCCCGCCACGGCCACCATGGCCGGCGCGCCGGACGACCCCACCTGGACGGTGGTGCCGTCGAGCCCGACCGGCCCCAAGGGGCGCAAGCAGTTCGACTACGAGCTGGCGCCGACGGAGGAGATCACCGACTGGTTCTCGGTGAGCAATCTCGGCGACCGCCCGATCACGGTCGACCTCTACCCGACCGATGCGTTCACCACCGCCGACGGTGGCTTCGCCCTGCTGCCCCGCAGCCAGGAGCCCAGCGGCGTCGGGTCGTGGATCCGGCTGCCCAAGCCATCGACGACGCTGGCCCCGGGTAAGCGGTCCGACATGCCGTTCCGGCTGGCGGTGCCGGCCGGCGCCGCACCGGGTGATCACGCTGGCGGCATCATCGCCGCGGTGACGGAGCAGCAGGTAGGCGCGGACGGTCAGCAGGTGACCGTGGAGCGGCGAATCGCCGCCCGGGTCTACCTGCGGGTGGCCGGTCCGCTGGAGCCGGCCGCCACCGTCACCGCGGTCGGGGTCGACCACGACAACCCGGTGGTGCCGCTGCCGGGCGGAAAGATGGAGGTGACCTACCGGATCGCCAACACCGGCAACGTCCGGCTGTCCGGCACCGTCCGGGTCCAGGTCACCGGCCCCCTGGGCGTACGCCTGGCGACCGGTGACATGGTCGACATCCCGGAGTTGCTGCCTGACTCGGAACTCCGGCTGCGACAGGAGTTCCCACACGTCGTGCCGGCCGGCCCGCTGACCGCGACCGTGGCGGCCAACGTCCGGACGTCACGCGACGCGCTCCCCTCCCTGGCCGGCTCCGGCTCGACGGTGTCCGTGCCATGGGCGCTCGTCGGGCTGCTGATCTCTCTCGTCGGGCTGCTGATGTACCGCTGGTATCTGCGTCGGGCCCGCCGCCTGGCCGTCCTGGCGCTCGACCCGGTCCCGAGGGTTCTGCCCACCGAACGGGTGGCGCGTTGA
- the pstB gene encoding phosphate ABC transporter ATP-binding protein PstB, which produces MQARAISAWFGDHKVLDRVSLTMPAGQVTALIGPSGCGKSTFLRTLNRMHELVPGASLAGEVLLDGRDLYDSERRLTDARRQVGMVFQKPNPFPAMSIYDNVLAGLRLTGTRLSRSARDALVEETLTKAGLWKEVRDRLRQPGGALSGGQQQRLCIARSLAVRPRVLLMDEPCSALDPTSTRRIEETIAELRAEVTIVIVTHNMQQAARVSDQCAFFLASHGTPGVIVEYGPTAAMFGDPQDQRTHDYVNGRFG; this is translated from the coding sequence CTGCAGGCTCGGGCCATCTCGGCCTGGTTCGGCGACCACAAGGTGCTCGACCGCGTCTCCCTCACCATGCCGGCCGGCCAGGTCACCGCCCTCATCGGCCCGTCCGGCTGCGGAAAGTCCACCTTCCTGCGGACGCTCAACCGGATGCACGAACTCGTGCCCGGCGCGTCGCTCGCCGGTGAGGTCCTGCTCGACGGGCGCGACCTCTACGACTCGGAGCGCCGGCTCACCGACGCCCGTCGCCAGGTCGGGATGGTGTTCCAGAAGCCGAATCCGTTCCCCGCCATGTCCATCTACGACAACGTGTTGGCCGGCCTGAGGCTGACCGGCACCCGGCTGTCCCGGAGCGCGCGCGATGCACTGGTCGAGGAGACGCTGACAAAGGCCGGCCTCTGGAAGGAGGTACGGGACCGGCTCCGCCAGCCCGGTGGTGCCCTCTCCGGTGGCCAGCAGCAACGGCTGTGCATCGCCCGGTCGCTCGCCGTACGCCCCCGGGTGCTGCTCATGGATGAGCCGTGCTCGGCGCTCGACCCGACCTCGACCCGACGGATCGAGGAGACCATCGCGGAGTTACGGGCCGAGGTGACGATCGTGATCGTCACCCACAATATGCAGCAGGCCGCCCGCGTCTCCGATCAGTGCGCGTTCTTTCTCGCCTCGCACGGGACACCCGGCGTCATTGTCGAATACGGGCCGACCGCGGCGATGTTCGGCGATCCGCAGGATCAGCGCACACACGATTACGTCAATGGCCGCTTCGGCTGA
- a CDS encoding Ig-like domain repeat protein, whose protein sequence is MNKRVLARAGSLLGALALSTGVLVGIAAPAQAASLGEVEISQSSGLVTDTPIFASGSSAPCPQGYGENANLRVGRPGGPYSNLAPVLGGGGFDDPGELPDGKITVNPNRSFQTALGAAPGNGEWWVVMECYSLTEGRHTDEFRTSIVVSGNTWRIPIAENTTTSLAVNPASPVEQGTEVTLTATVAAETSPASAIAGTVEFRRGASVLGTAPVTDGTATFSTTALPVGTFGLSAAFVPADATAFKASTSTAVSYQVTATAGAITAPVEIIADVAPGAFTLVVASPAAELAGGTVGGTAAGSLPTATVTDLRGTNVGWDVTGQLEDFTLGTDTIPNSNLSWTPAAAKTGGSGAVTAGAAADLGEARTLCSAVSGSSAGEFTCDAGLSLTIPDNVPPGEYTATLTLTLA, encoded by the coding sequence ATGAACAAGCGTGTGCTCGCCCGCGCGGGGAGCCTTCTCGGCGCCCTGGCGTTGTCGACCGGTGTCCTGGTCGGCATCGCCGCTCCGGCGCAGGCGGCGTCGCTGGGCGAGGTGGAGATCAGTCAGTCCAGTGGTCTGGTGACGGATACTCCGATCTTTGCCAGTGGGTCTAGCGCGCCGTGTCCGCAGGGGTACGGGGAGAACGCCAACCTGCGGGTGGGTCGTCCGGGTGGTCCGTACTCGAATCTGGCTCCTGTTCTTGGTGGTGGTGGTTTTGACGATCCGGGTGAGTTGCCGGATGGGAAGATCACGGTGAACCCGAACCGGTCGTTCCAGACGGCTCTTGGTGCTGCTCCCGGTAACGGTGAGTGGTGGGTGGTCATGGAGTGCTACAGCCTGACCGAGGGCCGGCACACCGACGAGTTCCGGACCTCCATCGTGGTGAGCGGCAACACCTGGCGGATCCCGATCGCCGAGAACACCACCACCTCGCTCGCCGTGAACCCGGCCAGCCCGGTGGAGCAGGGCACCGAGGTCACCCTGACCGCCACCGTCGCCGCGGAGACCTCGCCGGCGTCGGCCATCGCCGGCACGGTCGAGTTCCGCCGTGGCGCCTCCGTCCTCGGCACCGCGCCGGTCACCGACGGCACCGCCACCTTCTCGACCACCGCCCTGCCGGTCGGCACGTTCGGCCTGTCGGCCGCCTTCGTGCCGGCCGACGCGACCGCCTTCAAGGCGTCCACCTCGACGGCGGTCTCGTACCAGGTCACCGCCACCGCGGGCGCCATCACCGCGCCCGTGGAGATCATCGCCGACGTGGCCCCGGGCGCGTTCACGCTCGTCGTCGCCAGCCCGGCGGCCGAGCTGGCCGGCGGCACGGTCGGCGGCACCGCGGCCGGCAGCCTGCCGACCGCGACCGTCACCGACCTGCGCGGCACCAACGTCGGTTGGGACGTGACCGGCCAACTGGAGGACTTCACGCTGGGCACCGACACCATCCCGAACAGCAACCTGAGCTGGACCCCGGCCGCCGCCAAGACCGGTGGCTCGGGTGCCGTGACCGCCGGTGCCGCGGCCGACCTCGGCGAGGCTCGGACGCTCTGCTCGGCCGTCTCGGGCTCCAGCGCCGGCGAGTTCACCTGCGACGCCGGCCTGAGCCTGACGATCCCGGACAACGTCCCGCCGGGTGAGTACACCGCGACCCTGACCCTGACCCTGGCCTGA
- a CDS encoding iron ABC transporter permease, whose protein sequence is MHQALGRGTSVPPGAPPRPVGLRKRWLAVGGLAVLVALVAGVSLGPVSLPPGSVAIELLNLLPGVRLESGLTEREIAIVTELRLPRVVLGLLVGGLLALAGGAYQGVFRNPLADPYLLGVAAGAGLAVTVVLTLGVGSGGALSGLPVTIPLAAFAGSLGAVTMTYLLGAAGGRSRSPATLILAGVAVSAFLSAGQTYLLQRHAESIQQVYSWLLGRLATAGWQDVRLILPYFLLTSLVILLHRRELDVLSVGDDEAASLGLHPQRSRYLLIAAASLGTAAAVSASGLIGFVGIIVPHTVRLLAGSSYRVILPLSLLFGGAFLALTDVVARTAAAPQEIPIGVVTALLGGPFFVLVLRSARRVLT, encoded by the coding sequence ATGCACCAGGCGTTAGGAAGGGGCACCTCCGTCCCGCCGGGCGCGCCGCCCCGGCCGGTGGGGTTGCGGAAACGCTGGCTCGCCGTCGGTGGGCTGGCCGTGCTCGTCGCCCTGGTGGCCGGCGTCTCGCTCGGCCCGGTCAGCCTGCCGCCCGGCAGCGTCGCGATCGAGCTGCTCAACCTGCTGCCCGGGGTACGCCTGGAGAGCGGGCTGACCGAGCGCGAGATCGCCATCGTCACCGAGCTGCGGCTCCCCCGGGTGGTGCTGGGCCTGCTGGTCGGCGGGCTGCTCGCCCTGGCCGGCGGCGCCTACCAGGGAGTCTTCCGCAACCCGCTGGCCGACCCGTACCTGCTCGGCGTCGCCGCCGGGGCGGGGCTGGCGGTCACCGTCGTGCTGACCCTCGGCGTGGGGTCGGGCGGGGCGCTGAGCGGGCTACCGGTCACCATCCCGCTGGCCGCCTTCGCCGGCTCGCTCGGGGCGGTCACGATGACGTACCTGCTCGGCGCCGCCGGCGGGCGCAGCCGCTCGCCGGCCACGCTGATCCTCGCCGGGGTGGCCGTCTCCGCGTTCCTCAGCGCCGGGCAGACGTACCTGTTGCAACGGCACGCCGAGAGCATCCAACAGGTGTACTCCTGGCTGCTCGGGCGGTTGGCCACCGCCGGCTGGCAGGATGTCCGGCTGATCCTGCCGTACTTCCTGCTGACCAGCCTGGTCATCCTGCTGCACCGGCGCGAGCTGGACGTGCTGTCGGTCGGTGACGACGAGGCGGCCAGCCTCGGCCTGCACCCGCAGCGGTCCCGCTACCTGCTGATCGCCGCGGCCTCGCTGGGTACCGCCGCCGCGGTCTCCGCCTCCGGGCTGATCGGCTTCGTCGGCATCATCGTGCCGCACACCGTACGGCTGCTCGCCGGGTCGAGCTACCGGGTCATCCTGCCGCTGTCGCTGCTGTTCGGGGGCGCCTTCCTGGCGTTGACCGACGTGGTGGCGCGGACCGCCGCCGCGCCGCAGGAGATCCCGATCGGGGTGGTCACCGCGCTGCTCGGCGGCCCCTTCTTCGTCCTGGTGCTGCGGTCCGCCCGGCGGGTGCTGACGTGA
- a CDS encoding Ig-like domain-containing protein codes for MSRRGIARLSALGATLALSLASLTTGVLVTFAGPAQAASLGEVEISQSSGLVTDTPIFASGSSAPCPQGYGENANLRVGRPGGPYSNLAPVLGGGGFDDPGELPDGKITVNPNRSFQTALGAAPGNGEWWVVMECYSLTEGRHTDEFRTAIFVCANTWRVGTSCSTATTTTTTLAVSAERVERGAEVTLTAQVEPAAPGVAIFRRVTPTDGGNAGTFDIATVPVESGMAVLTTSDLPVNLHEIFVVFQPADEDAYQVSSSARQQLLVVEPGTTTVTLTFDKTSPQPVGTPLTLTATIEPPEPGTVYFDRYDIGSTARTELGSAPTSAGTASITVTDLPPGRYDFQARFVPVDPEGQGSVSFRQVFQIGQTATQTALSVSPAGSLAPGAELTLTATITPVGAAGTVRFLNGTAPLGDPATVIDNSATHRTTALGVGRHTLTAVFTPTDAALFAPSTSNEVTVQVGAASPSPDPTDPTDDPTDPTDDPTDDPSDDPTDPGTGGGGGGLAKTGAPLIAIGLTGIALVGVGGTAMVVGRRRDGESDPVRWLDDDPSDDDTSGGGPGGAETGGQS; via the coding sequence ATGAGCAGGCGTGGGATTGCCCGGCTGAGCGCGCTGGGAGCCACCCTCGCGCTCTCCCTCGCGTCGCTGACCACCGGCGTGTTGGTCACGTTCGCCGGCCCGGCGCAGGCGGCGTCGTTGGGCGAGGTGGAGATCAGTCAGTCCAGTGGTCTGGTGACGGATACTCCGATCTTTGCCAGTGGGTCTAGCGCGCCGTGTCCGCAGGGGTACGGGGAGAACGCCAACCTGCGGGTGGGTCGTCCGGGTGGTCCGTACTCGAATCTGGCTCCTGTTCTTGGTGGTGGTGGTTTTGACGATCCGGGTGAGTTGCCGGATGGGAAGATCACGGTGAACCCGAACCGGTCGTTCCAGACGGCTCTTGGTGCTGCTCCCGGTAACGGTGAGTGGTGGGTGGTCATGGAGTGCTACAGCCTGACCGAGGGCCGGCACACCGACGAGTTCCGGACGGCGATCTTCGTCTGCGCCAACACCTGGCGGGTGGGTACGAGCTGCTCGACCGCGACGACGACCACCACCACGCTCGCTGTGTCGGCCGAACGGGTGGAGCGTGGCGCGGAGGTGACGCTGACGGCCCAGGTGGAGCCCGCGGCCCCCGGAGTGGCGATCTTCCGGAGGGTGACCCCGACCGACGGCGGCAACGCCGGGACGTTCGACATCGCGACGGTGCCGGTGGAGAGCGGCATGGCGGTCCTCACCACGTCAGACCTGCCGGTCAACCTGCACGAGATCTTCGTCGTGTTCCAGCCGGCGGACGAGGACGCCTACCAGGTGTCGTCCTCGGCGCGCCAGCAACTGCTCGTGGTGGAGCCCGGCACGACGACGGTCACGTTGACCTTTGACAAGACCAGTCCCCAGCCGGTCGGGACGCCGCTCACGCTGACCGCGACGATCGAGCCGCCGGAGCCGGGAACGGTCTACTTCGACCGGTACGACATCGGGTCGACGGCCAGGACCGAACTGGGTTCCGCGCCGACGTCGGCGGGCACGGCGTCGATCACCGTGACGGACCTGCCCCCGGGCCGGTACGATTTCCAGGCGCGCTTCGTGCCCGTCGACCCGGAGGGCCAGGGCAGCGTGTCGTTCCGGCAGGTCTTCCAGATCGGGCAGACCGCGACCCAGACCGCCCTGAGCGTCTCCCCGGCGGGTTCGCTGGCACCGGGTGCGGAACTCACGCTGACCGCGACGATCACGCCCGTCGGCGCGGCCGGCACCGTCCGGTTCCTGAACGGCACGGCCCCCCTGGGCGACCCGGCCACGGTCATCGACAACAGCGCCACCCACCGGACCACGGCGTTGGGCGTGGGTCGGCACACCCTGACCGCGGTCTTCACTCCGACCGACGCCGCCCTCTTCGCTCCGTCCACGTCCAATGAGGTGACGGTCCAGGTGGGGGCGGCCTCGCCGAGCCCGGACCCGACCGACCCGACCGATGACCCGACCGATCCGACCGACGACCCGACCGATGACCCGAGCGACGATCCGACCGACCCGGGCACCGGCGGCGGTGGTGGCGGCCTGGCGAAGACCGGTGCGCCGCTGATCGCCATCGGCCTGACCGGCATCGCCCTGGTCGGCGTCGGTGGCACCGCGATGGTCGTCGGGCGTCGTCGCGACGGTGAGTCGGATCCGGTGCGGTGGCTCGACGACGACCCGTCCGACGACGACACATCTGGCGGCGGGCCCGGCGGTGCCGAAACCGGCGGGCAGAGCTGA